A region from the Neurospora crassa OR74A linkage group V, whole genome shotgun sequence genome encodes:
- a CDS encoding centromere/microtubule-binding protein CBF5 has translation MGAETEHVIKPQATEPAVDTSEWPLLLKNYSNLLVRTGHFTPIPAGSSPSKRDIKSYVSSGVINLDKPSNPSSHEVVAWIKRMLRVEKTGHSGTLDPKVTGCLIVCVDRATRLVKAQQGAGKEYVCVIRFHDSVPGGEAAFASALETLTGALFQRPPLISAVKRQLRIRSIYESKLIEFDNDRHLGVFWVSCEAGTYIRTLCVHLGLLLGVGAHMQELRRVRSGIMSEDNGSMVTLHDVLDAQWQFDNGGDETALRKVIQPLETLLTTYKRIVVKDSAVNAVCYGAKLMLPGLLRFEKGIETHEEVVLMTTKGEAIAIGIAQMNGVEMLSCDHGVVAKVKRCIMERDLYPRRWGLGPVALEKKKLKSDGKLDKFGRPNAETPAKWTEGYKDFSAAAESEAAAAAAPAAEAAKVEIAERPKPEEKAEKSEEAEEAGDSKKRKKHDGETAEEKAERKKQKKEKKEKKEKKEKKSKKGGDESD, from the exons ATGGGTGCCGAGACAGAACATGTTATCAAGCCCCAGGCTACCGAGCCCGCGGTCGACACTAGCGAGTGGCCTCTTCTTTTGAAGAACTACAGCAACCTCCTCGTCCGCACCGGTCACTTCACTCCCATCCCCGCCGGCTCGTCGCCCTCCAAGCGCGATATCAAGTCCTACGTGTCCTCCGGTGTCATCAACTTG GACAAGCCCTCCAACCCTTCCTCCCACGAAGTCGTCGCCTGGATCAAGCGCATGCTCCG TGTTGAGAAGACTGGCCACTCCGGTACTCTCGATCCCAAGGTCACTGGCTGCTTGATTGTCTGCGTCGACCGTGCCACCAGACTCGTCAAGGCCCAGCAGGGTGCTGGTAAGGAGTACGTTTGCGTTATCCGCTTCCACGACAGCGTCCCCGGCGGCGAGGCTGCTTTTGCCTCGGCCCTGGAGACCCTCACTGGTGCCCTCTTCCAGAGACCTCCTTTGATTTCTGCCGTCAAGCGCCAGCTTCGTATCCGCTCCATTTACGAGTCCAAGCTCATCGAGTTCGACAATGACCGTCACCTCGGTGTCTTCTGGGTTTCTTGCGAGGCCGGTACCTATATCAGAACCCTTTGCGTCCATCTCGGTCTCCTTCTCGGTGTCGGCGCCCACATGCAGGAGCTTCGCCGTGTTCGTTCCGGTATCATGTCCGAGGACAACGGTTCCATGGTCACCCTCCACGATGTCCTCGACGCTCAGTGGCAGTTTGACAACGGTGGCGACGAGACCGCTCTCCGCAAGGTCATCCAGCCCCTTGAGACTCTCCTTACCACCTACAAGAGGATTGTTGTCAAGGACTCCGCCGTGAACGCTGTCTGCTACGGTGCCAAGCTCATGTTGCCTGGTCTCCTTCGCTTCGAGAAGGGCATTGAGACCCACGAGGAGGTTGTCCTCATGACCACCAAGGGCGAGGCTATTGCCATTGGTATCGCCCAGATGAACGGTGTCGA GATGCTTTCTTGCGATCACGGTGTTGTTGCCAAGGTCAAGCGGTGCATCATGGAGCGTGATCTCTACCCCCGCCGCTGGGGTCTTGGCCCTGTCGctctggagaagaagaagctgaagAGCGACGGCAAGCTCGACAAATTCGGCCGCCCCAACGCCGAGACTCCCGCCAAGTGGACTGAGGGCTACAAGGACTTCAGCGCTGCCGCTGAGTccgaggccgccgccgctgccgcccctGCTGCTGAGGCCGCCAAGGTTGAGATTGCGGAGAGGCCCAAGCCtgaggagaaggccgagaagagcgaggaggctgaggaggctgGCGACagcaagaagcgcaagaagcACGATGGCGAGaccgccgaggagaaggccgagcgcaagaagcaaaagaaggaaaagaaggagaagaaggagaagaaagagaagaagtccaagaaggGCGGCGACGAGAGCGACTGA